Proteins from a single region of Pseudomonadota bacterium:
- a CDS encoding transferase hexapeptide repeat family protein, with protein MSNTYEFEGVKPVIDASAFVHPAAVVVGNVQIGKDVYVGPGATIRGDWGEIIIEDGCNVQESCTIHMFPGVTVRLEAAAHIGHGAIVHGACIGANALVGMNAVVMDNARVGAGAIVGALALVPSEMVVPERKLVVGNPARIVRDVSDDMLAWKSDGTALYQSLPESLRRTLKPCTPLRRRPKRRASQAARYKTWRETLAATRGVETGRRKRQTAKDES; from the coding sequence GTGAGCAACACCTACGAGTTCGAAGGTGTCAAGCCCGTAATCGACGCGAGCGCGTTCGTGCATCCCGCGGCCGTGGTGGTCGGCAATGTGCAGATCGGAAAGGACGTATATGTCGGACCCGGAGCGACCATCCGCGGAGATTGGGGCGAGATCATCATCGAGGATGGCTGCAACGTGCAGGAGAGCTGTACCATTCACATGTTTCCCGGCGTCACCGTCCGACTGGAGGCAGCAGCACACATCGGGCACGGCGCCATCGTCCATGGGGCATGCATCGGCGCGAACGCGCTCGTGGGCATGAACGCCGTGGTGATGGACAACGCCCGAGTTGGGGCTGGAGCCATCGTCGGCGCGCTGGCGCTGGTGCCAAGCGAGATGGTGGTCCCCGAGCGCAAGCTGGTGGTGGGAAACCCGGCCCGCATCGTCAGGGATGTGAGCGACGACATGCTGGCGTGGAAAAGCGACGGGACGGCCCTGTACCAGAGCCTGCCCGAAAGCCTGCGCCGGACCCTGAAGCCGTGCACGCCTCTGCGCCGGCGCCCGAAGCGTCGAGCCAGCCAGGCTGCTCGCTACAAGACCTGGCGCGAAACGCTTGCGGCCACGAGAGGAGTAGAAACGGGCAGGCGGAAGCGACAGACAGCGAAGGACGAGTCATGA